The Jiangella alba genome includes the window ACGACCCCCGGCATCGACGCCGACGGGGACGCTGGTGGCGCCGTCATCACGGCGAAGGCGGCGGCCGCTGCGGCGTCCAGCGCATCCGCGTCGGCGCGGGCGAGGGCGGCGGTGCGGGCCAGCGCCTCGGCGACACCGGGACCGAGCTCGGCCTCGAGCACCGGCAGCACCCGGTGCCGCACCCGCGCCCGCGCATACGCGGCGTCCTCGTTGTGCGGGTCCTCCCACGCGACGAGCCCCGCCGGCAGCGCCGCTCGCACCACCGAACGGCGCAGGCCGAGGAGCGGGCGCCGCAGCGAACCGGAGCACGCCGCCATGCCGGACAGCGACCGCGACCCCGACCCGCGCGCCAGCCCCAGCAGGACGGTCTCGGCCTGGTCGTCCAGCGTGTGGCCCAGCAGCACCGCCGATGCGCCCACCCGCGACGCCGCCGCCGTCAGGGCCGTGTACCGGGCCGCCCGCGCGTTGCCCTCGGGACCGTCCGGCCCGCGCGAGGCGTCGAGGTGGACGGTGACGACGGGGTCCAGCCCGAGCTGCACCAGCGCCGAGGCCGCCGCACGCGCCCGCGCCGCCGACCCGTCCTGCAACCCGTGGTCGACGCAGACGGCGCCGGCCCGCAGCGCCCCGGACGACC containing:
- the tilS gene encoding tRNA lysidine(34) synthetase TilS, with amino-acid sequence MGHPHLDVRRAVRTALADLPGGSTVLVACSGGADSLSLAAATAWVATRSSGALRAGAVCVDHGLQDGSAARARAAASALVQLGLDPVVTVHLDASRGPDGPEGNARAARYTALTAAASRVGASAVLLGHTLDDQAETVLLGLARGSGSRSLSGMAACSGSLRRPLLGLRRSVVRAALPAGLVAWEDPHNEDAAYARARVRHRVLPVLEAELGPGVAEALARTAALARADADALDAAAAAAFAVMTAPPASPSASMPGVVPGGVASKALASSGSSGDRRDRTQTPPGPGGAPPYGRAPTTSADDAVAPAGAATSPPGAATSPPGAATSSAGTATLPGLDVGELAALPQAVRWRVLRRAAIAAGSPPTDLTAAHVAAVDTLVTGWRGQAGIDLPGGLRATRRDGRLRFT